The genomic stretch ATCTTCTTTCGATGCCCTAGGTTGATTTGAAAGCTCCTCTAGAAGCTCGCCACCATCTTGGAAGGACCGGAATATAGTGCAGGCTCCACAATAGGCCCCGCATATCCCGGCAGGTCTTCTATCCATCAGGTTGATATTACACTCCCATCTACTTTTTTACATTGGTGAGGGATGAGAAATAAGTAATCTATTCATTAAGGATCATAGGCCCAGAATATGCTTCTTCTTGGCTTCGAACTCCTCCTCTGTATTATGCCCTTGTCCTTCAGCTCTGCCAATTTCTCGAGCTCGTCCATGTAGTCTGGCTCTTCATCTGACATATCATCTGGATTCTTATCGCTTTGCTGCTGAACCACTGCTTTCTGCTGAGCGCTAAGTGCCATTCTCCTCTTTATTCAGCCTTCGTGTCCTTCTTCTTGCTCCGCCTCTACCGACCGGTCTCAAATCCTAGGGCATTATCGTACCTCTATGAGCCCATTCTCAAGTTGACACTGCTTAGTATATCCGATTATGTAAGAATGAAGCCTTTCCAGTATGATATCGTAATGGTGCGCAATAGTAAAGGATCAGAGAGAGAACGGAATATATGGATCGAGTATATCTGGCCATATGATGTAGACCAAGGCGAACAGTATCACGATTATCTGGATGATCAGGAAGACGGCCACCAGTTTGAACTTCAATTTCTGTGTCTTGTGCCGGAATCTCTTCATCCCCGCATAGGCACCGAACGGACCGAAAAATGAGGCTACCAGTAGTTTGCTCTCTGAGACTCTCCATTTCTGATTCATTGCACGCATCTTATCGCTCCTGAAAAGAAGGAACGAGTACATGTTCAGTATGAACACGACCGAGACCAGAATGATGAAGTACAGCGAGTCCATGACTAGGGATTAATGCATTCTAGCAGATATAAATGTCACTGACTTGACATGTTATCTAAAGATGAGGTCTCTATCGCGCATCTCAAGTGCAGTGAAGGATTCCGATAGCGGTCAATCCTTTCTTCTAAGACGGATTCGCACCGATCATCCTTGGGCACTCTTTTCCTTGCGACTGACCATCCTGGTCTTGATCGACTGGGTCAACAC from Methanomassiliicoccales archaeon encodes the following:
- a CDS encoding DUF1294 domain-containing protein; this encodes MDSLYFIILVSVVFILNMYSFLLFRSDKMRAMNQKWRVSESKLLVASFFGPFGAYAGMKRFRHKTQKLKFKLVAVFLIIQIIVILFALVYIIWPDILDPYIPFSL